A genomic segment from Bacteroidota bacterium encodes:
- the recQ gene encoding DNA helicase RecQ, giving the protein MSTLDQQISNKLKQFFGFDSFKGNQKKVIVSIMEGNNTFVIMPTGGGKSLCYQLPAVMSEGITIIISPLIALMKNQVDLIRTFGAKRGLAHFLNSSLTKKEVEIVREDVLSGNTKMLYVAPETFNKERTVEFLKRIKVSIIAIDEAHCISEWGHDFRPEYRKIKAVVDEIGPLPIIALTASATPKVQDDILKNLDMEDANSFTSSFDRPNLYYEVRPKPSNKHAVKDIISYIKGNLGKSGIIYCLTRKKVEELAESLRINGIKAIEYHAGMESSLRNRNQDLFLMEDVDVICATIAFGMGIDKPDVRYVIHYNVPKSVESYYQETGRAGRDGLVSDCILYYNFNDLLKLEKLYRDKQYYEREKANQLLKHMAAFSENANCRREALLHYFGEKYELDDCENNKMCSNCRHPKEKIESSTFVQTILKLINDLDGEFVLDHIVNIIVGEANQAITSYGHHKIDEFGIGKDKTYNYWKSILRKADVEELVEQHIETLGTYTVTEKGNQYITQPYEIMVALDNEFEAAVDDEDDVKMGSGGYDATLFALLKDVRKSISKELNVPPYVVFQDPSLEEMSIKYPITDEELSQIVGVSATKAIRYGKKFLALIAQYVEENDIDRPGDLIIKSVAQKSKSKVFIIQNIDKKIDLDDIAKAIGLNLEEVIEEIENIVYSGTRIDINYYVNEILDLDFQDEIFDYFRNAENDSIEEALVEIGPEIVSQEELQLMRIKFISEMAN; this is encoded by the coding sequence GTGAGTACATTAGATCAACAAATATCGAATAAATTAAAACAGTTCTTTGGATTTGATTCTTTCAAAGGGAATCAGAAGAAAGTAATTGTTAGCATAATGGAGGGGAATAACACTTTTGTTATTATGCCAACAGGTGGAGGTAAGAGTTTGTGCTATCAGCTTCCTGCTGTTATGAGCGAAGGAATAACGATCATAATTTCTCCTTTGATTGCTTTAATGAAAAATCAGGTTGACCTGATCAGAACTTTCGGTGCAAAAAGAGGTTTGGCGCATTTCTTAAATTCTTCCTTGACAAAAAAAGAAGTTGAAATTGTGCGCGAAGATGTTCTTTCAGGAAACACCAAGATGCTTTATGTAGCTCCTGAAACTTTCAATAAAGAAAGAACGGTTGAATTTCTAAAAAGAATTAAGGTTTCTATTATCGCTATTGATGAAGCACATTGTATTTCAGAATGGGGACATGATTTCCGACCAGAATACAGAAAAATAAAAGCTGTTGTTGATGAAATAGGTCCTTTACCAATTATTGCGCTAACTGCATCAGCTACACCAAAAGTTCAGGACGATATCCTAAAGAATTTGGATATGGAAGATGCCAATTCCTTTACTTCATCATTCGATCGGCCAAACTTATACTACGAAGTACGACCCAAACCTTCAAATAAGCACGCTGTCAAGGATATAATTTCTTATATCAAAGGGAATTTAGGAAAATCTGGAATTATTTATTGTTTGACCAGAAAGAAGGTAGAAGAACTGGCAGAGTCTTTACGAATAAATGGCATTAAAGCCATTGAATACCATGCAGGAATGGAGAGCTCTTTAAGAAATAGAAATCAGGACTTATTTCTTATGGAAGATGTAGACGTTATATGCGCTACTATTGCTTTTGGAATGGGCATTGATAAACCAGATGTTCGATATGTCATACACTACAATGTGCCAAAAAGTGTAGAAAGTTATTATCAGGAAACAGGACGCGCAGGAAGAGATGGACTGGTATCAGATTGTATCTTATATTACAATTTCAACGATTTGTTGAAACTTGAAAAACTATATCGCGACAAGCAATATTATGAAAGAGAAAAAGCAAATCAACTGCTAAAACACATGGCTGCTTTTTCTGAAAATGCCAATTGCCGCAGAGAAGCATTGTTACATTATTTTGGAGAAAAATATGAGTTAGATGATTGCGAAAACAACAAAATGTGTAGCAATTGTCGCCATCCAAAAGAAAAAATTGAAAGCAGTACATTCGTTCAAACTATTTTGAAATTAATCAATGATCTGGATGGGGAATTTGTTTTAGATCATATTGTCAATATTATTGTTGGCGAAGCTAATCAGGCAATTACATCCTATGGACATCACAAAATAGACGAATTTGGAATAGGCAAGGACAAAACTTACAATTATTGGAAATCCATTCTAAGAAAAGCTGATGTAGAGGAACTGGTTGAGCAGCACATTGAAACCCTTGGCACCTATACGGTTACAGAAAAAGGGAATCAATACATTACACAACCTTACGAAATCATGGTTGCTCTCGACAATGAGTTTGAAGCCGCAGTTGATGATGAAGATGATGTGAAAATGGGTAGCGGAGGATATGATGCTACATTGTTTGCCTTACTGAAAGATGTTCGGAAATCTATCTCCAAAGAATTAAATGTCCCTCCTTATGTTGTTTTTCAAGATCCTTCTTTGGAAGAAATGTCCATAAAGTATCCAATTACTGATGAGGAATTAAGTCAAATTGTGGGTGTTTCAGCTACCAAAGCAATTCGCTACGGTAAAAAATTCCTAGCCTTAATTGCCCAATATGTTGAAGAGAATGACATTGACAGACCTGGCGATCTGATTATTAAGTCTGTTGCACAAAAATCAAAAAGCAAGGTTTTTATTATTCAGAATATTGATAAAAAAATTGATCTGGATGATATTGCCAAAGCCATTGGTTTAAATTTAGAAGAAGTTATTGAAGAAATTGAAAATATAGTGTATTCAGGAACACGTATTGACATTAACTATTATGTAAATGAAATACTTGATCTTGATTTTCAGGATGAGATTTTTGATTATTTCAGAAATGCTGAAAACGATTCCATTGAAGAAGCACTCGTTGAAATTGGTCCTGAGATAGTCTCACAGGAAGAATTACAGCTTATGCGAATTAAATTCATCTCAGAAATGGCCAATTAA
- a CDS encoding DnaJ domain-containing protein translates to MRYNLEIEARKMTEYHQLLGINSQADERIIKKAYRKKAFEFHPDINKSPEASSHFIRITEAYEFLIHSTNNVCFNSSIKNPFEEQMRHYQERAEQMAKMDFESFQKECEAFQNSRFYYLGVILLYIAGVIYLLASAALICLPIIIAVKTQTFWYAIALLPLALAGAFLYWKAFQEQSFWNQYLR, encoded by the coding sequence TTGCGTTATAATCTGGAGATTGAAGCAAGAAAAATGACAGAATACCATCAATTATTAGGTATTAACTCACAGGCTGATGAGCGAATAATCAAGAAAGCCTATCGAAAGAAAGCTTTTGAATTTCATCCCGATATTAATAAATCTCCTGAAGCAAGTTCCCATTTTATTCGGATAACAGAAGCCTACGAATTTTTGATTCATAGCACAAACAATGTCTGCTTTAACTCATCAATTAAGAATCCTTTTGAAGAGCAGATGCGCCATTACCAGGAGCGAGCGGAGCAAATGGCTAAAATGGATTTCGAAAGCTTTCAAAAGGAATGTGAGGCGTTTCAAAATAGCCGATTTTACTATTTAGGTGTAATACTCTTGTATATAGCGGGTGTTATCTATTTGTTGGCTTCTGCAGCACTGATCTGTTTGCCTATCATTATTGCAGTCAAAACCCAAACCTTTTGGTATGCAATTGCCCTTTTGCCATTAGCCTTAGCTGGTGCATTTTTATATTGGAAAGCCTTTCAGGAACAATCGTTCTGGAATCAGTATTTGAGATAA
- a CDS encoding OmpH family outer membrane protein — translation MKKISIALNIAFAAAIISLFILHFTSKTPGEKSVVTESDTAVAFDSSGQSTLRIAFVNTDTILANYDYYSDQISEIQNDKVAAEKRVMDKLKVLEEEYQKYIYKVKLGVMTEAQAEAEFSKKNEELESYRTSASNALMEKQEQISKRLYDSVFNAVARYNERSNFTYILANNSINNSLLHADKSYDLTKEILSDLNTSYDKYIESKKKK, via the coding sequence GTGAAAAAAATATCCATCGCATTAAACATTGCTTTTGCAGCAGCAATCATCAGTCTTTTTATTCTTCATTTTACCAGTAAAACACCTGGAGAGAAGAGTGTAGTAACGGAATCTGACACAGCAGTTGCTTTCGACTCAAGTGGACAGTCAACTTTGCGAATTGCTTTTGTAAATACCGACACCATACTGGCTAATTATGATTATTATAGCGATCAAATAAGCGAAATTCAAAATGATAAGGTAGCTGCTGAGAAACGTGTAATGGATAAACTTAAAGTTTTAGAAGAGGAATATCAGAAATACATTTACAAAGTAAAATTAGGTGTAATGACTGAAGCTCAAGCTGAAGCTGAATTCTCTAAAAAGAATGAGGAATTGGAAAGCTATAGAACAAGTGCAAGCAATGCCTTGATGGAGAAGCAAGAACAAATTTCAAAACGACTTTACGATAGTGTTTTCAATGCAGTAGCCCGATATAATGAGCGATCGAACTTTACGTACATTTTGGCTAATAATTCAATCAACAATTCTTTGCTCCATGCTGATAAATCATATGATTTAACAAAAGAAATTCTTTCCGACCTGAATACGTCATACGACAAATACATCGAAAGCAAAAAGAAGAAATAA